The DNA window CAGGGTAGGTGTCTTTGAAGGGCTAAACAAACCACGGCCCCAGCCCATACTGGACACAGAATCATGACAGATCACAGAGAAGATAGGCAAGTAGGTCAGTAGGTCACATGTGGCTCTTAATGACCCCAGGCTATCCCTTCATGTCCAACAAAGGATGTGCTCAGTCTCTCAGACAGAAGAGCTGCGGATTCCACATCTTCCAGATGACCTTGCCGGCCCTCTCTGCCCAAGTGTAGCAGGGGTCGGGTCAGGGCTAGAAATGGGTCAGGACGTGGGCTGGGGTTCAGGCTGAGCTAGACTCTGCCAAGAAACAGCTAGAAACTAGGGAACGGAGCCTGGGGAGAGCAGGGCTCAGCAACAGTTGATTTCCACACCTGGTCCACAAACTTGGGATTTGTCACTTTCTTCCACCAGCCCAAGAAAGAGCAAAGTACTTGTATGGACAGTCTGAACCCCAGCAGGTGGCAGGCTAGACAGCAAGGGCCACACCAGCCTGGTCAGGGGGACTTTGGCATGGCCAGGGAGGGTGTGGCCAAAGCAGACCAGACAGAAGCCGAGTCTGCCTGCTCTCAGAGCTCTGAGCAACATTGTCGCACGGCCTTCCATCCGGCAGACCCTCACTGCAGCCGGTCAGTGTGCTTGCTGCGCCACACCACCAGGCCGGCCATAGCCACAGTCAGCACAACAGGAACTGCGATCAGTGGGATGAGTACTTCATCCGGGGGGTCTTCCCAGTGGGTCCTGTCCACCGTGCAGTTGGCAAAGAACTGCCTGTGGATACCAGTGATGAAGCTCTGGGCCAGCGGGTTGGGCCAGTAGCAGCCCACGACATGGGTCTCCATCTCCGTGCAGTTAGTGAAGCTTTCATAGTACCTGCAGAGGCAGAAACATAGCTCTCCCAACACCCCTCACACCTGCCCTGGCCCAGGACCCAAAAGACAGGTAAGGAATGGTCTAGGCTCAGTCCCACTTGGCCACCTACCAAAACTGTGGCCTTTTCCTACATCTGTGGCCATCACCTCCTCCCTTGAAGCTATAAGCTCCCTGGGCCCCATGATGTCTGTTCTTCAACAAACCTTCCCAACACCATAGAGGTTTCCCCAAGACATGGAACCCAGAATGCACAGCCACATGGACCTGTAAGGCCCTCATCCTCACGACATGCTGAAGGTCTGGGAAAAGTCTTCCTGAGGCCGGGGCTAGCTTCCTCCCAACCAAATCAGTCTGCTCTCACAAGCCAGGTGGGCCTAGGAGCTCCAGCCTCTGCCCCTGAAAAGATGCCCCTCTGTCCCATCGGACAGAACGCGAGACAACTGCTCGTTTGAGCAAATGCGGAAAAGGTTCCCGGAGAACCTCTTATGATGAGCCTCATCTACTCTACCAGACTTTCAGTGGTTCAGTAGGCTGGTCAAGGACCACAACTACCAGGATCCAGAGTTCAGTCTGATGTGTATAAGGACTTCCAAGTAGCCCCCTAGTCCAGGATGCAGCGAGCAGCCTCTGGAGGTGGTGGCCTCCCTGCTGTGGGGGGTCTTTCAGGCTGAGGTCACCTAAGAGGCTCAGGGGGAAGCTGAGAGAATGAATGTCTGCCCATAGCTAGCATCTCTGCCAGGATGGTACTTCCCCAGGCCTGTTCAGATGAAGAACaaactcaggagaaagaggaTCCTGACCCAGAGTCCCATGGGGTCAGGACAGAGAcccacctcctccttcctgtgCTGTTCCAGGAAGGAGTGGAGACCTGCCCATTCACAGGAAAGAGCTACTTCCAAAAAGTAGCTTCAAAAAAATGTCATTGCCATCTGAATTGCCAGAAGCATCAGACTCAGGATGAAAGGTGGGAGGGACAGGGTCCCAAGTCCTCTGTGTCCACTGCCTGGGCAGTCACTCAACCAGATTCCCCACTCACTCTAGGCTGGTTCTCAAAGCCTAAACCACATACCTGTGACCTCACAGGTGACCTTTACAAAGAAGAACCAGAAGCAGGGGACCAGAATCATTGTCCAGTCTCAGAGCCCGCTCTGAGCTTCAATCCTGATGCAGCCCTAGACAGGACCAGGTTCTCAGGGCATCTGGGACAGGGAGTCATAAAGACTCCAGAAAAACCTTTTGCCTCAAAGGCCCCCTCATCTACATGTGTGTTAAGATGCATGTACTGTGACACCCCCACCCAATGCTTCCAAGACTTTTCCACTGAACTGTCCAGAGACACTACCCACAGCTGTTCTCACAGCTCCATGTGACTAAGCCAGATAGACCCCAGGCACTGGAAGGCCTGTGGGTGAGTGTGCCGAGGATCGTGAGCAGAAGTATGGGAGGGGGCAAGGGACAGGGATAGGCATGCACTAGCAGCACAATGGCTGGGTCCCATGATCAGCCGGGCACTCACACGATGAACTCCGACAGGTTGCACCACTTCCAGACAGCCACCTTCCGCATCATTTCAGCGAAGGCTTTCCCACAGCGGGGCAGCCTCTCCAGCATCCCTGTCTCGTTGCAGCCGCATACTTGGGCACACTCACCTAGGAGGGACAACCGTGAGAAGAGGGGTGTCCAGGCTCTGACTAGCACAGCCCCACCCCTTGCTGATGTAagcatagcccccccccccactgatgTAATCACAGCCTCTCCCATTGATAGGCCATTACCAGCCAGAGTTCACCCTCAACCCTGGCCACTTGACCTCAACAGTGACGGGAGGAGAGAAAGTCACAGGGATGCCCTGGGCCAGAGTTGTCAGGAGCAGACAGAGGTCCTGGGAATATCCAGGAGCCCCCAACTCAATCCAATGGCTCAGGGTGCATGCAGCAGTCCTGAGAAAGGATGTGAGCTGGAACAGACCTCCCAGATTCCAAGCAGGTTATGACAGGGCTGGGAACAATTCATGTTCGCAGCAATGAGAAAGCTCATGGGATCCTGAGGCCTGACACTGCTTGTCACCCAGGATTTCAACATActatcccctctccctcacaCCTTCATTCTACACACATTTCCTAGTGGGGACCGGGAATGCCTTACTTCCCACCACGCAAGGCCATCTAGTTCTCCAGAGCTCAGTCCATGCATGGCCATCCCGTTTGCAGATGGCAAAACCACTTCCTTCCCCCTAGGCTCAATGTTGCTCCCATCAAGTAGCTAATGGATACCCAGCTCGTGCGGCGTGGCGGGTGGATGTACAGATCCCCACCAACTGTGTCCTGGTGTGTACAACCCCACTGTGTCTTGAAGAGagtgtgggaggggtgggaggttCACAGCCCTACTATctatgtctgggtgtgtgtgtgtatccgtgtgtgtgtccctgtgtgtctgtctatatatgaccgtgtgtgcatgtgcatgtgcatgtgcatgtgagtgtgctgTGCTGGGGAAGTGTAGAGCCCTGCTGTCTGCATCCTGGGATGTGGGGTACAGCCCAGACTTCTGTATCCTAGGAAGCAGTGAAGggctggaggagacaggagagaagttccTCCTTGGAATGGGACAGACTTAGCCACACCGATTATGAGCTCAGCCTCAGTATTCCCATCTCTAAGCAAGGTAAATGTCCACAGGCTCTTGAGCTgtgcccacagcagccatgtttaagttttttggtttgggggggggggtgtttttttgttttgcaggTGGTGGCAAATGCTTGCTCGCTGCCCTCCTTTAACAAAACCTTGTGGGATGAATGGATGCATGTATACTCTGAGGCCAGTCAGGC is part of the Mus pahari chromosome 13, PAHARI_EIJ_v1.1, whole genome shotgun sequence genome and encodes:
- the Ramp3 gene encoding receptor activity-modifying protein 3 → MKTPAQRLHLLPLLLLLCGECAQVCGCNETGMLERLPRCGKAFAEMMRKVAVWKWCNLSEFIVYYESFTNCTEMETHVVGCYWPNPLAQSFITGIHRQFFANCTVDRTHWEDPPDEVLIPLIAVPVVLTVAMAGLVVWRSKHTDRLQ